One window of Peteryoungia desertarenae genomic DNA carries:
- a CDS encoding NAD(P)H-hydrate dehydratase — MPKTQEFVVQTAGEIWTTDVVLAPKAMAEVDAAAIASGIPGYDLMERAGQAVAATALRSFPEANRYIVLCGPGNNGGDGYVAARELAACGASAELYHVEELDRLSGDARTAFERCHLPANPLPTYQMQPGDVIIDAIFGAGLSRDLPPELAERINAITAAGLPVLAVDLPSGIDGATGEMRGAAFTASKTVTFMAQKPGHLLLPGRDHCGSVEIVDIGIPRRMVEAARGALKRNHPGLWQADLPRANLADHKYRRGHVSVFSGPFNGTGACRLSAAAAARSGAGIVAVAARRSAVAALVPHLTSIMLHSVDNELDLAHYLDDPRHQTFVLGPGFGDFAQARSFALAIGHAQRTLVLDADGITAFKGKVDELRDAFADVTPRLVLTPHEGEFHRLFPEIAAENAKGKVEKTRDAAGLLGAIVVYKGADTVIAAPDGSAAINDNAPPWLATAGSGDVLAGMIAGLIAQRVPPFAASCAAVYLHGEAAKLAGSPMTAEDLLEAITAAMASITQD, encoded by the coding sequence ATGCCAAAGACGCAGGAGTTCGTGGTGCAGACAGCCGGTGAGATTTGGACGACGGATGTTGTCTTGGCACCCAAGGCCATGGCGGAGGTCGACGCGGCTGCGATTGCTTCAGGGATACCAGGCTATGATCTTATGGAGCGCGCCGGACAAGCGGTCGCGGCAACCGCCCTTCGGTCATTTCCCGAAGCGAACCGTTACATTGTCTTGTGCGGGCCCGGAAACAATGGAGGTGACGGTTACGTTGCAGCCCGCGAACTTGCGGCCTGCGGCGCATCCGCCGAACTCTATCATGTTGAGGAGCTGGACAGGCTTTCCGGCGATGCCCGAACGGCGTTCGAACGCTGTCATCTCCCTGCGAATCCTCTGCCGACCTACCAGATGCAGCCCGGTGATGTGATCATCGACGCGATTTTCGGTGCAGGCCTGTCTCGCGATCTTCCACCGGAATTGGCAGAGCGCATAAACGCAATCACGGCTGCCGGTCTTCCTGTACTCGCAGTGGATTTGCCAAGCGGCATCGACGGAGCGACCGGCGAGATGCGTGGCGCGGCCTTCACCGCCTCGAAGACCGTCACCTTCATGGCACAAAAACCGGGACATTTGTTGCTGCCTGGTCGGGACCACTGCGGAAGCGTCGAGATCGTCGACATCGGGATACCCCGAAGGATGGTGGAAGCTGCGCGCGGGGCTCTGAAACGCAACCATCCCGGCTTGTGGCAGGCCGATCTGCCGCGGGCAAACCTGGCAGATCACAAATACCGTCGAGGGCATGTGAGCGTATTCTCCGGTCCATTTAATGGAACCGGAGCCTGCCGTCTCTCTGCAGCGGCTGCAGCAAGATCAGGGGCCGGCATCGTCGCTGTCGCGGCGCGCAGATCGGCAGTGGCGGCGCTTGTTCCGCACCTGACGTCCATTATGCTGCACAGCGTCGATAACGAACTGGACCTCGCCCATTATCTTGACGACCCTCGCCATCAGACATTTGTGTTGGGGCCGGGTTTTGGTGACTTTGCCCAGGCCCGCAGTTTCGCACTGGCCATTGGACACGCACAGCGGACACTTGTTCTGGACGCTGATGGCATCACCGCCTTCAAGGGCAAGGTGGATGAACTGAGAGACGCATTTGCCGATGTGACACCACGTCTGGTGCTTACGCCCCATGAAGGCGAATTCCACCGACTTTTCCCGGAGATTGCCGCCGAAAACGCCAAGGGCAAGGTCGAAAAGACACGTGACGCAGCAGGCCTTCTGGGAGCCATCGTTGTCTACAAGGGAGCGGATACCGTGATCGCTGCGCCGGACGGAAGTGCCGCGATCAATGATAATGCGCCGCCTTGGCTCGCAACTGCCGGCTCGGGTGATGTCCTGGCCGGGATGATTGCTGGATTGATTGCCCAGCGCGTTCCACCATTCGCCGCATCCTGTGCCGCCGTCTATCTGCATGGGGAAGCCGCGAAACTGGCGGGTTCCCCCATGACTGCGGAGGATCTTTTAGAGGCCATCACAGCGGCAATGGCCTCAATCACTCAAGATTAG
- a CDS encoding TAXI family TRAP transporter solute-binding subunit, with protein sequence MKRGALHKANSGTSLTSTLMLDILGVDDAQRLPLNPDEALPLLEQGQIDAFFYVAGAPASLFANNQIDGSRFHLVPIKDAPLLATYTPAKIAAGTYTFQQQEVSIVAVKAVLMTFDYQARGNAYQQESCKTVSDFARLILDGRDRLQASGHPKWKQVDLTALPPGWEVSACVKAGLAQDYKPNCTVASAQTSPANNEYLDLLRQHLKP encoded by the coding sequence GTGAAACGGGGTGCACTCCACAAGGCCAACAGCGGCACGAGCCTCACATCGACCTTGATGCTGGACATTCTCGGCGTGGACGATGCTCAGAGGCTACCGCTCAATCCTGACGAAGCCCTTCCCCTTCTGGAGCAGGGACAGATTGATGCCTTCTTCTATGTTGCCGGTGCGCCGGCGTCCCTGTTCGCAAACAACCAGATCGATGGCTCCCGCTTCCACCTGGTCCCCATCAAGGACGCACCGCTTCTGGCCACGTACACGCCGGCGAAAATCGCTGCTGGAACCTACACCTTTCAGCAGCAAGAGGTGAGTATTGTTGCCGTTAAGGCTGTATTGATGACCTTCGATTATCAGGCGCGGGGCAACGCCTATCAGCAAGAGAGCTGCAAGACTGTCTCTGACTTCGCCCGACTGATCCTGGATGGCCGAGATAGACTACAGGCTTCCGGTCATCCCAAATGGAAGCAGGTCGATCTCACCGCGTTACCCCCGGGCTGGGAAGTGAGTGCCTGCGTCAAGGCTGGCCTCGCACAAGATTATAAGCCGAATTGCACGGTCGCGAGCGCACAGACGTCACCGGCCAATAACGAGTATCTTGATCTGTTGCGGCAACATCTGAAGCCCTGA
- the glnA gene encoding type I glutamate--ammonia ligase — MTTASDILKQIKDNDVKFVDLRFTDPKGKLQHVTMDVVCVDEDMFADGVMFDGSSIAGWKAINESDMVLMPDTDTVHMDPFFAQSTMVIMCDILDPVSGEAYNRDPRGTAKKAEAYLKASGIGDTVFVGPEAEFFVFDDVKYKADPYNTGFKLDSSELPSNDDTDYETGNLGHRPRVKGGYFPVPPIDSLQDMRSEMLTVLAEMGVVVEKHHHEVAAAQHELGIKFDTLVRNADKMQIYKYVVHQVANAYGKTATFMPKPIFGDNGSGMHVHQSIWKDGKPTFAGDEYAGLSETCLYYIGGIIKHAKALNAFTNPSTNSYKRLVPGYEAPVLLAYSARNRSASCRIPFGSNPKAKRIEVRFPDPMANPYLAFAAMLMAGLDGIKNKIHPGKAMDKDLYDLPPKELKKIPTVCGSLREALESLDKDRKFLTAGGVFDDDQIDAFIELKMQEVMRFEMTPHPVEFDMYYST, encoded by the coding sequence ATGACGACCGCAAGTGATATTCTGAAGCAAATCAAGGACAACGACGTCAAGTTTGTCGACCTGCGCTTTACCGACCCGAAGGGCAAGCTGCAGCATGTGACCATGGATGTGGTCTGCGTCGATGAAGACATGTTCGCCGATGGCGTCATGTTCGATGGTTCGTCCATCGCCGGCTGGAAGGCCATCAACGAATCCGACATGGTTCTTATGCCGGACACGGACACGGTTCATATGGACCCCTTCTTCGCGCAGTCGACCATGGTCATCATGTGCGACATTCTCGATCCGGTCTCAGGCGAAGCCTATAACCGCGACCCGCGCGGCACAGCCAAGAAGGCCGAAGCCTATCTCAAGGCGTCCGGCATCGGCGACACCGTCTTTGTTGGACCGGAAGCCGAGTTTTTCGTCTTTGACGACGTGAAGTACAAGGCTGATCCGTATAACACAGGTTTCAAGCTTGACTCATCGGAGCTTCCGTCGAACGACGATACCGACTATGAGACCGGCAATCTCGGTCACCGTCCGCGCGTCAAGGGCGGCTATTTCCCCGTTCCGCCGATCGACAGCCTTCAGGACATGCGTTCCGAAATGCTGACTGTGCTGGCCGAAATGGGCGTGGTTGTCGAAAAGCATCACCACGAAGTGGCAGCAGCGCAGCACGAGCTCGGCATTAAGTTCGACACGCTGGTGCGCAATGCCGACAAGATGCAGATCTACAAGTATGTCGTCCATCAGGTTGCCAATGCCTATGGCAAGACCGCAACCTTCATGCCGAAGCCGATCTTCGGCGACAACGGCTCTGGCATGCACGTTCACCAGTCCATCTGGAAAGATGGCAAGCCGACATTCGCGGGTGACGAATATGCCGGTCTTTCCGAAACCTGCCTCTATTATATTGGCGGCATCATCAAGCACGCAAAGGCACTCAACGCCTTCACCAACCCGTCGACCAACTCCTACAAGCGTCTGGTTCCGGGTTATGAAGCTCCGGTCCTGCTGGCCTATTCGGCTCGCAACCGTTCGGCATCCTGCCGCATTCCGTTCGGATCCAATCCCAAAGCCAAGCGTATCGAAGTTCGCTTCCCGGATCCGATGGCGAACCCCTACCTGGCCTTTGCCGCCATGCTGATGGCCGGCCTCGACGGCATCAAGAACAAGATCCATCCGGGCAAGGCCATGGACAAGGATCTCTACGACCTGCCACCAAAGGAGCTGAAGAAGATCCCGACCGTCTGCGGTTCGCTTCGCGAGGCTCTCGAAAGCCTAGACAAGGATCGCAAGTTCCTGACCGCCGGCGGTGTGTTCGACGACGATCAGATCGATGCCTTCATCGAATTGAAGATGCAGGAAGTCATGCGCTTCGAAATGACCCCGCATCCCGTCGAATTCGACATGTATTACTCGACCTGA
- the uvrA gene encoding excinuclease ABC subunit UvrA: MSELKTISIRGAREHNLKGIDLDLPRNSLIVMTGLSGSGKSSLAFDTIYAEGQRRYVESLSAYARQFLEMMQKPDVDQIEGLSPAISIEQKTTSRNPRSTVGTVTEIYDYMRLLFARVGVPYSPATGLPIESQTVSQMVDRILALEEGTRLYILAPMIRGRKGEYKKELAELMKKGFQRVKIDGQFYEIADAPTLDKKYKHDIDVVVDRVVVRPDIASRLADSLETCLRLADGLAVAEFADKPLPPEETAAGGSANKSLNETHERVLFSEKFACPVSGFTIPEIEPRLFSFNNPFGACPTCDGLGSQQKIDEALIVPEVNRRLSDGAIAPWAKSSSPYYNQTLEALGKAFGFKLSNKWSELNEAAQNAILHGTEQAIEFHYVDGARAYTTTKTFEGIVPNLERRWKETDSAWAREEIERYMSAAPCPACGGFRLKPEALAVKINGLHIGQVTDMAIRNAGSWFEELPAKLTDKQNEIAVRILKEIRERLRFLNDVGLDYLSMSRNSGTLSGGESQRIRLASQIGSGLTGVLYVLDEPSIGLHQRDNARLLDTLKHLRDIGNTVIVVEHDEDAILTADYVVDIGPAAGIHGGQVVAQGSPQDIMAHPKSLTGKYLTGEMGVKVPAQRRKPKKGQQIKVIGAKGNNLKNVTASIPLGVFTAVTGVSGGGKSTFLIETLYKAAARRIMGARENPAEHERIDGFEFIDKVIDIDQSPIGRTPRSNPATYTGAFTPIRDWFAGLPEAKARGYQPGRFSFNVKGGRCEACQGDGVIKIEMHFLPDVYVTCDVCHGKRYNRETLDVTFKGQSIADVLDMTVEEGVEFFQAVPAVRDKLQALFDVGLGYIKVGQQANTLSGGEAQRVKLAKELSKRSTGRTLYILDEPTTGLHFHDVAKLLEMLQELVNQGNSVVVIEHNLEVIKTADHILDFGPEGGDGGGQIVAQGTPEEVVKVETSYTGQFLRELLERRPFRKVEAAE, encoded by the coding sequence TCGCGCAATCCGCGCTCGACGGTCGGCACCGTCACTGAAATCTACGACTATATGCGCCTGCTCTTCGCCCGGGTCGGCGTGCCCTATTCGCCGGCGACGGGTCTGCCGATCGAGAGCCAGACGGTGAGCCAGATGGTCGACCGGATCCTGGCGCTGGAGGAAGGCACGCGGCTTTACATCCTTGCGCCGATGATCCGTGGCCGCAAGGGCGAGTACAAGAAGGAACTCGCCGAGCTGATGAAGAAGGGGTTCCAGCGCGTCAAGATAGACGGGCAGTTCTACGAAATTGCGGACGCACCGACACTCGACAAGAAATACAAGCACGACATCGACGTGGTGGTTGACCGTGTGGTCGTCCGTCCGGACATTGCAAGCCGTCTGGCGGACAGTCTGGAAACCTGCCTGCGGCTTGCCGATGGGCTGGCGGTTGCCGAATTTGCCGACAAGCCGCTACCGCCAGAAGAGACAGCGGCAGGTGGGTCGGCCAACAAGTCGCTGAACGAGACGCATGAGCGCGTTCTGTTTTCGGAAAAATTCGCCTGCCCCGTCTCCGGCTTCACCATTCCGGAGATCGAGCCGCGGCTCTTCTCGTTCAACAATCCCTTTGGCGCCTGCCCGACCTGTGACGGTCTTGGCTCACAACAGAAGATCGACGAGGCGCTCATCGTTCCGGAGGTGAACCGTCGTCTTAGCGATGGGGCTATTGCGCCCTGGGCCAAATCCTCATCGCCCTACTACAATCAGACGCTTGAGGCTCTCGGTAAAGCCTTCGGTTTCAAGCTTTCGAACAAGTGGTCGGAGCTGAACGAGGCTGCACAAAACGCCATCCTGCATGGCACGGAACAGGCAATCGAATTTCATTACGTGGACGGCGCGCGCGCCTATACAACAACCAAGACATTCGAGGGCATCGTCCCCAATCTCGAGAGGCGCTGGAAAGAAACCGACAGCGCCTGGGCGCGCGAGGAGATCGAGCGCTACATGTCTGCTGCCCCCTGCCCTGCCTGCGGTGGTTTTCGCCTGAAGCCGGAGGCGCTCGCCGTGAAGATCAACGGGCTGCATATCGGCCAGGTGACCGACATGGCGATCCGGAATGCAGGTTCCTGGTTTGAGGAATTGCCGGCCAAGCTGACGGACAAGCAGAACGAAATTGCCGTCCGCATTCTGAAGGAGATCCGCGAGCGCCTGCGTTTCTTGAACGATGTGGGGCTCGACTATCTCTCGATGTCGCGCAATTCCGGGACGCTGTCGGGTGGCGAGAGCCAACGCATCCGGCTGGCCTCGCAGATCGGTTCGGGCCTTACCGGCGTGCTTTACGTTCTTGACGAACCATCAATCGGTCTGCACCAGCGGGACAATGCGCGTCTGCTGGATACGCTCAAGCACCTGCGCGACATCGGCAATACGGTCATTGTTGTCGAACATGACGAGGATGCCATCCTGACGGCTGATTATGTGGTCGATATCGGACCCGCAGCGGGTATTCATGGTGGCCAGGTCGTGGCGCAGGGTTCGCCACAGGACATCATGGCGCATCCGAAATCGCTGACCGGCAAATACCTCACGGGCGAGATGGGGGTCAAAGTTCCCGCACAGAGGCGCAAGCCGAAAAAGGGCCAGCAGATCAAGGTTATCGGTGCCAAGGGCAACAATCTGAAAAACGTCACCGCTTCGATCCCGCTCGGTGTATTTACCGCCGTAACCGGCGTGTCGGGCGGCGGCAAGTCGACCTTCCTGATCGAAACGCTCTACAAGGCCGCCGCGCGCCGCATCATGGGCGCGCGCGAGAACCCGGCGGAGCACGAGCGCATCGACGGGTTCGAATTCATCGACAAGGTGATCGATATCGACCAGTCACCGATCGGTCGTACGCCGCGGTCAAACCCGGCCACCTATACCGGTGCCTTCACACCGATCCGCGACTGGTTCGCCGGATTGCCGGAGGCCAAGGCGCGCGGTTACCAGCCGGGCCGCTTCTCCTTCAACGTGAAGGGTGGTCGCTGCGAGGCCTGCCAGGGCGATGGTGTCATCAAGATCGAAATGCACTTCCTGCCGGATGTCTATGTCACCTGCGACGTCTGCCACGGCAAGCGCTACAATCGGGAAACGCTGGATGTGACCTTCAAGGGCCAGTCGATCGCCGATGTTCTCGACATGACGGTCGAGGAAGGCGTCGAATTCTTCCAGGCGGTGCCGGCCGTGCGCGACAAGCTGCAGGCGCTGTTTGATGTCGGCCTCGGCTATATCAAGGTCGGCCAGCAGGCCAATACGCTTTCGGGTGGCGAGGCGCAGCGCGTGAAGCTTGCCAAGGAACTCTCCAAACGCTCGACAGGGCGCACGCTGTACATCCTCGACGAGCCGACGACAGGCCTGCATTTCCATGATGTGGCCAAGCTTCTGGAAATGCTTCAGGAACTGGTCAATCAGGGCAATTCGGTCGTGGTCATCGAGCACAATCTCGAAGTGATCAAGACGGCAGACCACATTCTCGACTTCGGTCCCGAAGGGGGCGATGGTGGCGGGCAGATCGTCGCCCAGGGCACGCCGGAAGAGGTGGTGAAGGTCGAGACTTCCTATACCGGTCAGTTTCTTAGGGAACTGCTGGAGCGGCGGCCGTTCCGTAAGGTCGAGGCGGCGGAATAG
- a CDS encoding P-II family nitrogen regulator — protein MKKIEAIIKPFKLDEVKEALQEVGLQGITVTEAKGFGRQKGHTELYRGAEYVVDFLPKVKVEVVLADENVEAVIEAIRNAAQTGRIGDGKIFVSNVEEVVRIRTGETGVDAI, from the coding sequence ATGAAAAAGATCGAAGCGATCATAAAGCCCTTTAAGCTCGACGAAGTGAAGGAAGCCCTTCAGGAAGTCGGCTTACAGGGCATCACCGTAACGGAAGCAAAGGGCTTCGGTCGGCAAAAGGGCCACACCGAACTCTATCGTGGCGCTGAATATGTCGTCGACTTCCTGCCAAAGGTGAAGGTCGAGGTTGTGCTGGCGGATGAAAATGTGGAGGCCGTCATCGAGGCGATCCGCAACGCGGCACAGACCGGCCGTATCGGAGACGGAAAAATCTTCGTTTCCAACGTGGAGGAAGTTGTGCGTATCCGGACCGGTGAAACCGGCGTGGACGCCATCTAA
- a CDS encoding Na/Pi cotransporter family protein, whose translation MSGIVIFINLAGAVALLLWATRMVRTGIERAYGSILKDKLRHAVGNRFSAAFAGFLFAVALQSATAVALIVSSFVAAQYVSSAIGIATLLGADLGSAFVTRILRYDLSILIPVLLLLGTISFRASESRTWRQLGRILFGLGLLLLSLRLIGEASDPLRNSKILPIIFNYLASDWISAFMLAALLAWAFHSSVASVLLVASLADKGLLPDALIIPLVLGINFGAAIIGAILTKNAEPAGRIVPLGNVAIRGMITVIALGFQFIFNLEPSAFSAHPGDAVVMVHLAINTAVLIVGLPLAGVVARLLEKLLAQKTEGAEVPTRLSALNPADLATPQQAIGNATREVLAVCDKTEIMLNGILDLFERWDPKKTQRIEMLDDEIDVLHREIKFYLARISATALDQAAATQSQNLLGATIKIEQAADIISQNMLNRARKKHERGTGFSAEGWSELCAMHREVLQNAHLAFNLLVNRDLEHARQLVSRKEVVRNLARDSEEQHMQRLRQGNAASFESSSLHIDTMRDLKEINSLLVSIAYPLLEDEGLLRRSRLL comes from the coding sequence ATGTCAGGTATTGTTATCTTCATCAATCTTGCAGGTGCCGTCGCGCTCCTGCTCTGGGCCACACGCATGGTCAGGACAGGGATTGAGCGTGCTTATGGAAGCATTCTGAAGGACAAGCTGCGGCATGCGGTCGGCAACCGGTTTTCTGCAGCATTTGCTGGCTTTCTGTTTGCCGTCGCGCTTCAAAGTGCAACAGCTGTGGCCCTTATCGTGTCGTCCTTCGTGGCTGCACAATATGTGTCATCCGCAATCGGGATCGCGACGCTTCTGGGAGCGGATCTCGGCTCAGCGTTTGTCACGCGGATCCTGCGTTACGACCTTTCCATTTTGATCCCGGTGCTCCTGCTCCTCGGAACGATCAGTTTCCGTGCCTCGGAATCACGGACATGGCGGCAGTTGGGGCGCATCTTATTCGGTCTCGGCCTGCTTCTCCTGTCTCTACGGCTGATTGGTGAGGCATCCGACCCGTTGCGCAACAGCAAGATCCTGCCGATCATCTTCAATTACCTTGCGTCCGACTGGATTAGCGCCTTCATGCTGGCGGCGCTGCTCGCCTGGGCGTTCCATTCGAGCGTGGCATCCGTTCTGCTGGTTGCATCACTGGCGGACAAGGGCCTGCTGCCGGACGCCCTCATCATTCCGCTGGTTCTCGGCATCAATTTCGGTGCGGCGATCATCGGTGCCATTCTGACCAAAAATGCCGAGCCGGCAGGGCGTATTGTCCCGCTCGGGAATGTTGCAATCCGCGGGATGATCACGGTGATTGCCCTCGGATTCCAGTTCATTTTCAACCTTGAACCCTCGGCCTTTTCAGCGCATCCGGGCGACGCCGTGGTCATGGTGCATCTTGCCATCAATACTGCTGTCTTGATCGTTGGCCTTCCTCTGGCTGGCGTCGTTGCTCGTCTGCTCGAAAAGTTGCTGGCGCAAAAAACCGAAGGAGCTGAAGTCCCTACCCGGCTTTCGGCTCTGAACCCTGCCGATCTTGCGACGCCGCAACAGGCGATTGGCAACGCGACGCGTGAGGTGCTTGCCGTCTGCGACAAGACGGAAATCATGCTGAACGGCATTCTCGATCTTTTCGAGCGTTGGGATCCGAAGAAGACTCAGCGGATTGAAATGCTCGACGACGAGATCGATGTCCTGCACCGGGAGATCAAGTTCTACTTGGCACGGATATCCGCCACAGCACTCGATCAAGCGGCTGCAACGCAGTCACAGAATTTGCTGGGCGCTACGATCAAAATCGAACAGGCCGCTGACATCATCTCCCAGAATATGCTCAACCGGGCCCGCAAGAAGCATGAACGGGGAACGGGTTTTTCGGCCGAAGGCTGGTCGGAGCTCTGCGCCATGCACAGGGAGGTCCTGCAGAATGCCCATCTCGCCTTCAATCTGCTGGTCAACCGAGACCTCGAACATGCCCGGCAATTGGTGAGCCGAAAGGAGGTTGTCCGCAATCTGGCGCGTGACAGCGAGGAACAGCATATGCAACGGCTGCGGCAGGGCAATGCAGCCAGTTTCGAATCCAGTTCATTGCATATCGACACCATGCGGGATCTGAAGGAAATCAATTCACTTCTCGTATCGATTGCCTATCCGCTACTGGAAGACGAAGGACTGCTGCGCCGAAGCCGGCTCCTCTAA